From Amycolatopsis sp. cg9, one genomic window encodes:
- the aroQ gene encoding gamma subclass chorismate mutase AroQ, whose translation MRVLAVLFAVVSGLFLVTAPASASAPGLWRLTDLAARRVEIADRVAAAKYGTPSPIDDPVREQQIYDSVAARAPDLGLAQADAVRFFRAQIEANKLVQRGLYERWAAHPAEIPSPRPDLALLRPVIDRLNTDLLTELAATSTIRATRICPARQLVSAAVADVVHHFDALHTRALGTATAATCADREQRPGGV comes from the coding sequence ATGCGGGTACTGGCGGTGCTCTTCGCGGTGGTGTCCGGTCTCTTCCTGGTGACGGCGCCGGCCTCGGCTTCGGCGCCCGGCCTCTGGCGGCTCACCGATCTCGCCGCGCGGCGCGTGGAAATCGCCGACCGGGTGGCCGCGGCGAAGTACGGCACGCCGTCGCCGATCGACGACCCGGTGCGCGAGCAGCAGATCTACGACTCGGTGGCGGCACGGGCCCCGGACCTCGGCCTCGCCCAGGCGGACGCGGTGCGGTTCTTCCGCGCGCAGATCGAGGCGAACAAGCTGGTGCAGCGCGGGCTGTACGAGCGCTGGGCCGCGCACCCGGCGGAGATCCCGTCCCCGAGGCCCGACCTCGCACTCCTCCGCCCGGTGATCGACCGGTTGAACACGGACCTGCTGACCGAGCTGGCGGCGACTTCGACCATCCGCGCGACCCGCATCTGCCCGGCCCGCCAACTGGTGTCGGCGGCCGTGGCGGACGTCGTCCACCACTTCGACGCGCTGCACACCCGCGCACTCGGCACGGCGACCGCGGCTACGTGCGCGGATCGAGAACAGCGCCCCGGCGGCGTCTGA
- a CDS encoding Nif3-like dinuclear metal center hexameric protein, whose product MPALSEIITVLEQAYPPALAESWDAVGLVCGDPAEPVTRVLFCVDPVAETVDEAAELGAQLIVAHHPLLLRGVHGVPADTAKGALVHRMIRAGIALYCAHTNADSADPGVSDALARAIGLRVTGPLAPNADGVTGIGRVGELPEPEPFGVFVQRVADALPGTVPGVLGAGDEDRAIRTVAVSGGAGDSYLKQATAAGVDAYVTADLRHHPAGEHLAGAHPVPALVGLTHWASEWPWCGQASAVVAQAFAGNVDVHVSTRRTDPWNVRAERTSNQEGAP is encoded by the coding sequence ATGCCCGCACTCTCCGAAATCATCACCGTGCTGGAGCAGGCCTACCCGCCCGCGCTCGCCGAGTCGTGGGACGCCGTCGGCCTCGTCTGCGGCGACCCCGCCGAGCCCGTCACACGCGTGCTCTTCTGCGTCGACCCCGTCGCCGAGACCGTCGACGAAGCCGCGGAGCTCGGCGCGCAGCTGATCGTCGCGCACCACCCGCTGCTCCTGCGCGGCGTGCACGGCGTCCCGGCCGACACCGCCAAGGGCGCGCTCGTGCACCGGATGATCCGCGCGGGCATCGCCCTCTACTGCGCCCACACCAACGCCGACTCGGCCGACCCCGGCGTCTCCGACGCGCTCGCGCGGGCGATCGGGCTGCGCGTCACCGGCCCGCTGGCGCCCAACGCCGACGGCGTCACCGGCATCGGCCGCGTCGGCGAGCTGCCCGAGCCGGAGCCGTTCGGGGTCTTCGTCCAGCGCGTCGCCGACGCCCTGCCGGGGACCGTGCCCGGCGTGCTCGGCGCGGGCGACGAGGACCGCGCGATCCGCACCGTCGCCGTGTCCGGCGGGGCCGGGGACTCCTACCTGAAGCAGGCCACCGCGGCCGGCGTCGACGCCTACGTCACCGCCGACCTGCGGCATCACCCCGCCGGCGAGCACCTCGCCGGGGCGCACCCGGTGCCCGCGCTGGTCGGGCTGACCCACTGGGCCAGCGAATGGCCGTGGTGCGGGCAAGCCTCGGCGGTCGTGGCGCAGGCGTTTGCGGGTAACGTCGACGTTCACGTCTCCACGCGGCGCACCGACCCGTGGAACGTCCGCGCCGAGCGCACAT